ACCACTTACTTCTTGATCTGGGTCATCATCCAGCTGATGAAATCTTTTCTTCACTGTTCGCCCCGATGAGGTGACTGTGACTCGTGAAGTTGGCTGCAGTAGCCAAAACATACAATTATTATAAGCACATGTGATACATGAGGCGGTATTACGATTACGGTAGACTAACTATGACACAAGTGCAGCTTATAGTTTCGTAGTAGGAAAATAACGACACTCACATTGTTGTGTCGATGGATTTTCATAGAGAAATCCGGAACCACCTCTGAAGATGAGCCATTGTTCAGTTCACCAATGATTTTCAGGACACTCGGGgaacaagaaaacaacataATCTGGAACATCAAGTATATAGGAAAACATGCATCATAGAGTATATGCCAGTAGAGGTTGCAAAAAACTTCCAAAACACATTTCTCCACTGTCTTCCTTTTGATAAGTAGATGTTGACTAGCACTCACTTTATCGTTGCAGGTCCAACATGAAGAATTCTTCCTGAGTCGTCAGGGTGGAAAAAAATCCCATCGCTCTCGAGAGAGCAGCAGTTCATGTTCTGTATTCCATTTGATGCCTAATGTCACAGTTAAAAAGTATCACAATGACTAGGGAACGCATGAAATGTATAGAAAACTGCACATAGTGCCATAATGACTATTACTGGGTTTCCACGTATAGttgctgaacccccccccccccccaaaaaaagctaaATCAAGAATGGGAATCAATTTACTTAATTTCAATCTAAGTTTTTCTGTTGCTGGATTTGTTTACTTCAGTCTGCAAATCATCAACCACGCAGCACGGTGTAAAAGATAACCCTTAACTGCACTCAAACTCGTTGTTTGAGTGCAGCTTAACCTCTGTAGGCTTAAGAAGGTGCTTGTGAAAAGTGTTGTACCTTTATAGAGCTTTGAGGAGCAGAATAGCGCCATTTGATACCTGGACAAATGTCCAGGTACATTATCAGTTTGAAAATTAGGTTTCTGGTAAGTATGTGTGCATagtattatttaaaaattaTACCACAAATGTATTTCTGTTGCACACCAAAAGCTGGAGTATTATATACCAGTATTTGAGGCGCACCACATTGATGATGGCAATAAAAACTATGGTTGCTTGTGTTTTGTAAACTGTGGCTGCGTAAATGTGACTGGATGTTTTTAGCCCTAGTTGCTTTTGTCTCGAGTAAGAAATAAACGTAAAGAGCGTCATGAAGGACACACTGAATCTGGAGTAGTCCAGAGTAGAGCTGTAGGGTTTCTGGGTGGTTCAGCAGCTGAATACAAAGACTGTCACAAGCATCTGTGGCCCTTCTTAATCTGACAGTTTCAATATCTCTCCGCCCTTTAGGGGGTCTATCGTACAACAAGAATAGGAACATTTATCAATCGCTAGCGTATGCTACATTGTGTACCCAGATAACACAAATATTTGAAACATCTTGTTAAAGTGTGTGGTTAAAGATGACCTTTTAAACTTACTATAGTGCTGTCCTTGAGGGAACAGATGTGGTGAGTGCCCTTGTGATTTTTATGCGGTGGTGTGTAGATGTAATGCCACGGGTAGCCTCCCATCTGGACACTGTTATCAGCACATGATACCTCGAAAAGCACCGGAGGCCGATCTGCGCATTGAGACATAACAAATAGAAGACCGCATTCTGGTTTACAGCGGCCAAGCCAATCCACCAAAATCTTCAACACAAAAACTCAACCGGTCCCGACTTCAAAATGGACTCACCTGTGATCTGTATATTTACTGGGATACCAAAGGGAACATCTCCCACAGTTTTGCCACCAAGAAGTGAACTCTGCTTTCCAAGTGTTAGCGTCTCCTTCATATACTGAAAACAAAGAAGATGTTCATCAGATACACAGAACTGTAAGCAGCCAGAAGGATAAACATTTTCACATGGATATCATTTTCCCAAATATATTACTGATCTGATTAAATAAACGCTCAACAATGCCCTTTAAAATACCCACCCTTTGAACAATGTGCTCAAAGCTGTACAGCTTCACCGACTTGTTGCTGTAAGACACCACGAGGACACCTTGGGACAGAACAACATCAGTCACGCCATTTCCAAATATCTGAAAGAATAagatttactttactttttttgtgcattcattttACAGAACTTGCAAATGTATAACAGTACATCACTCCCTCTGGCATAACAATAACCAACAACAAATCCCCCTACCTTTTTGTTGATCTCCAAAATGCCAACAATTTGCAAGGGAAAGACATTGAAGATGGCCAAGTGCATCATCGTATTCTGAGTAACACCTGCCTGGGattttaagaaaaagaagaaaaacttaGAATAGTCTTAGAATAATATTTATGTCCATTTTCGCTTTCCTACATTGGAGATCTCTCCCTAaatcaggggtgcccacacttttccggCTCGCAATCTACTTTTGCATTACTTTCGGTCATCTCCCGCGGTAGACCGCGCATGCGTGATGTGATGATCgcgatcgacctattgggcacccctcCCCTAGTATGAGGCAATTTAACACAAGATAAGCatgctaatatatatatatatatatatgtatatatatatatataaatttatgAAACAAAAATAGCAAAACTTCAATTCACAAAGACAATTCTTTCAAAGCAATACCTAAATTGCCTCACTGATCATTAGaacattcatatatatacacacagacacaagaatATTTTCTGACATCCATGAAGTGTGCCAAAAATCCCTTTACAGCAAGATCCTCAGCTTTGTGAGCCGTAGTGAGGACCCTCACACTctataaagaataaagaacaaAACCTGGCGCAGAACACACAGTAACTTACCTGTCGTGCTAAAGAGGTTGCTTTATTTTGAACAGATTTAACATAAAACATCTCTTGAGGGACGTCCCAGCCGAGATacctaccaaaaaaaaaaaaaacatttaacaagatTAAAGATTTCTTTTGACAGGAACCACACCTGAAAAAGGCTACATTCATGTAACTTGTAGAAATGGAGAACTCGGGGCCTTGACAATACCTGAACTTGTGTTTTGAAGACAAGTAAactctctgcagctcctctcctgTTTCAGCTGATAGGCGATACAGCCAGTTGTCGGCAGTCAAAGCCAAGAGGCAGGGCTTCTGATCAGAGGGGGAGGCTAACGTGCGGTCCTGTTGACGAGAGAAGTTCCGAACCAGGAATGTTCAAATCTGGTCATGAAAGAAACCTACTTCAGTTATAGTTACTTACAAGTGGGCTCTGACACAGCAACGCATCTTCAAATTTCTCCAATTTAGATCTCCTGGGCAGTTTGTATAGAACTTGAGGCTCGGCATGAACACTGAAACCAGAAGATGTCTGTGTCCCATAAAatatcacacaacaacacaataaacataaaatCATGACAATATTCAGTAATTTCCCCATTGCTCTAACAACACAGATATTTTGATTCTGCAGATGACTTTAATCAACTGGTTATAAATggttttgatgttgttttgatAGTCAAAAGCCCTGACACCAAAGGATGGACAGACATTCATAACAGATCGATTTTTCAATTTCTCTCTAGAACGactcggtctcgattcagaaaagttaataatcggaatttaaaaaaaaaaaaaagtccgtcTTGCGCgtgatatttgctcgctcgcggagtgtgaacttcctcgctcacgaggttagtctctgctcgcgctcgaaggtgttttctacgcgcttgctgtttttctttttgacagtaagggggcggagccagtcaccatggtctctacatctgattggttacaaaccccgtctgtggattggcaggagtgatgcattcacacaactatagaagcccatttctgcactCATGTAAAGTCGAAatgatgagataaaacgttgtcaaaaaaacaaacgccccccttcggtaatcgtagtggaccgtagatgacaaccggCTACAACcatcaaaaaatgtaccatcattactggcacattaagagcaatgcgtccagctcgcagaccggtccgtcagtctgaatctgaatatcttgccaactttaccaaactatggaggagcctgcgtatatcttacctcattattttgattttccaaagagtcgatccgtattgaaagttggcaagatattcacagatttggacttttttcccgGTATtatacaaatacggaccggtctgagactaagagcagcttgttcttcatttaaaagaaaaatgaatctgtttaagattttttttacataggctacttccatattgtgttgaaatgcaagctgtaTTGGgacttgcattgttgatagaaaatcatatttgtgacaaagatctttttttctcttataaaaaatgagAAGGTAATTcctctgttgattttctttaatcatcaaataaagtaggaagtgattagcaacctctgagtagcaaactcagatttgagaaaatttagaaaatcgagatgcatcgataatcgttttatcagtttagaatcgattatcggtttagaatcgaatcgttgacctctgaatcggaatcgaatcgtgaggtgccaagagattcccacccctagtaTTGCGGCTGTCCCGCAGTGATTTTGTCTTCTTCAGAGACACATTACTACACTTAGAATGTGCATTTTTATGCCAGTTTTAAAGATGCCATAAATCATCTGTGGCGCTAAAGTATTATTTTGTGTGCCGAAGACTAAAAATAACTCAAACTCAAAATATACACACTCACCAGCTGTAGCAGTTCTGATAATTGTCAAAGTAGATTTTACCATTCTCATACATCATTGTAGACTTTGAGCTCTTGTTCCAGACTTTAACGAAACCCCTGTTGTCCTACAATGATAGAAGAAATTATATAAAACCATTCATTGAAACCAGCTGGCTACAGTTAACAGtttgaagcatttatttttgCACTACCTGTAGTAGGACGCCTCGAAGGACCTTGACGTTGTGTCTGATCAGAGACCCGGCATCCCCGATACCTCTACTCCTCCGGATCAACAGCTCCGCGGCGTTCACGGCTCTGTCATCGCGGTACGGCGCCATCAGCGGGAGGCACCGGCGTCCACAGGAGGACTGTGCGGTACCATGACAGGGGGCGACGACCCGAGCTGACCCGCAAACAGCAgagcgaggggagagggagataCGGTCTGAGACGGCGGCACCGTTTAAAGCTTGCCCGAGCGTCCGTCCGTCCTTCCGCGACCACCGTGAAGCCTCCTCCCGTATGATACTGCTACCGTTAGCTAGCGAGCTAACACGGAGAGGTAATAGCTAACGCTAACTGAAGTTAGCACCGTTGAGCTCGAGCACCTCGATATTTTTGTTAACTTTGTTCAAAAGTCGTACTTGCTTTGTGACAAATGACTCAGCGTTGGCTGAACAGTGAAGGTGCTCGGGGATGAACTAAATAATTTATGTCAGCAATTAAAAGTTGTTGGAATAACCGCCcttcggttcctctcctccatgtttGTAGTCTTTCTCAAGCGTCTTCTTCTAGCTCAGGAATGAAGGCAGGCGTAATCTAGTCTTGGATCATTAGTGGCCTCCTCTCGACAGTTgtcaccttcttcttctgtcgTGTTTACCGTAGTTATTTTGAACACGGAGTCCCTTTGTATTACCACCATAGACTTTGATTACCTCCCATCGATACTTGTTTTAATTTACCTTAAGTAGCTTTTACGGTCGAAATGATATAATTTCATAATTTAATAACTGCATTATTTTAGTGGTATATTCCAGTTCTATAGTACACTGATTTACAAAGATTTGAGTAAAACTTTGCCTCCCATTTGAAATTAAAAgtatagatttatatatttacaGAGAATTCATTTTAagattaaaacaacaattgatgtcTTAGTCTAAGTCTTATTAGCTGTGGTTGCAAAATATGTtactcttcttttgttttacagaATAAATGCATAAACTGCAGAGTTTCTCTGTGGCCAAAGTTCTCAGCAAATTATCGTCAAGACTTCATAGTACAAGAGGAAGACCTTCAGCTCCACTTGGTTCAAGGATTCTGACCAaaaatgatgacatttttaagCACAACATGTGGTCAGTGATGTACTGCAATAATTCTTTAATCTGTTCCCAATCTGTAAATGCCTTTTTATGAGCATAGTGTGGTTACAGAACAGGTGTGCTTACTTTTAACACCACTGGACTGAGGTTTAGGGTTACAGCTTAGAGCAAATCAACCTACAAAACGGAACAGtggatttatatatattactgtgttatattatatattcagtttgatgctgtttgttttagtttctaTTGTTAAGCAGATGAAACAGtaacagtttatttatttattagggATCACGTGCAATGGactgaagaggaaaaagaaaacgcaaGGCAGAAAGCGAAAGAAAATTCCTCTACACAAATTCCTTTAAAGGAACAAGGCAAGAATGCATTTCTGCAAAAGTATGTTTTCAACTTATATTTGACTGGTATTAAACTTGtgaaaatatatcaaatgtCTTTACCACACAGGTACATTTGACACAGAGGCTTGCCAATACTGGGACAAGTTTTACCAGATGCACCAGGAGAGGTTCTTTAAAGATCGCAAGTGGCTATTTTTAGAGTTCCCAGAGCTGCTTCCTTATGGTGCAAAAGGTCAAAACGCAAACGGGCGTCTAGGTGATCAGCAGGCGTCACACCCACGACCCACTGGATCCTCCCCCACAGACACGGAGACCAGACTCCAGCAACCCAACGGACCCACTCACCATCACAGAAATACAACCCCCCCCGATCATCAGGGGGCAgcaccagaaaaaaacaaagctccCAAACAAACTCCTACTTTCCCTGGCCAGCAATCATCTTTCAGGATCTtggaggtttaaaaaaatatattcatattgatTTAAATTCTGCTTGTTTTGATACAGCTACATGTCGACCATTACACAGTCGTGGCAAAACTAGGCTGTTAGTTGCTTTACTACAAGCATTCCATAACAgcacttaaaaataaattacaaatataatcaaatatatattttcttctcAGGTCGGATGTGGGGTTGGTAACAGCGTATTTCCCATACTTAGTTCCATAAAGTGagtgaatatttttatatttccctTTTCATCACTGTCAATGTGGATCATGTGGTGTCATTTTTTAGAGCAAAATATGAACTATGAACAAAACTGTAACAGTTATTGTTACCATTTTATTGTTATAATTGCACACGCCACAATATCCAAACCTGTGGCTCGTCATGGGTGCTGTATCATATTATTACAGAACTATGTACAGGACTGAGGATGCATAAGAAGATATAGTCAGTGTAAGTGCATGTGCCAAATAGAAGCTACAAAAAAGAGTGGGATCAAAAGTACTTGGTTCAATAATCATTGTATGATtacaaaatgcttttaaatgagaaaggaaaagaggaagcaTCTTTTTGGTATTGCCCTTAAGAATTTAGTTCAACAAGAGGTGCTGATTTTTATCCCCATCAGCAGTGAGGAGAATAAGACTTGAGAGTTTCTATGCCAGTTTATGATTGGCTCAATTTAACATTAACACCAGGAATTAATTGTTTGCAAATATGCATAAGTACGGGTGAAGTCATGGGTCCGAAGAAGGGATGATGCACTATTTGTTATCAGAGAAGGACTTTTTAAATTGGCTGTTCTGTTTCACAGAGAAACTGACGCATATTTGTACTGTTGTGACTTCTCCCCATGTGCCATTCAGCTGGTCAAGGTAAGCGTTGCTCATTTCAAGGGAAATTTATTTAAGCAGAATCatactatatgtatatatatacatatatatgtatatacatatatttgtgtgtgtgtgtgtgttggtatatatatatatatatatatatatatatatatatatatatatatatattatatttgagtatatatataagatatattaTTGAGTTTTCCAAAATCTCCAAGCGCAAACCATTATTGCGTCACACAATGAGCGTGCTTGAAAATCCTGTGGAATAATTCAAATTTTGTCCTAGTAGCTACATCTGAATTAATATATGTCAAAAAAGAaacgtatatgtatatattaagaGGAAGACTGACAAAGAATCCAATGTGGTTATTTATAGCAGCATTCCTTGAGTGCAAAATTATACTGATATAATTATAATACGTCTTATATGCTGCCGCTTAAGGAGATCAAAgttgtaatataatatataattccATTACAATATTTACAAGTATCTTAATATGACAGTGAAATTATGGCAAGGGATTAAGG
The window above is part of the Gasterosteus aculeatus chromosome 16, fGasAcu3.hap1.1, whole genome shotgun sequence genome. Proteins encoded here:
- the dcaf17 gene encoding DDB1- and CUL4-associated factor 17, with product MAPYRDDRAVNAAELLIRRSRGIGDAGSLIRHNVKVLRGVLLQDNRGFVKVWNKSSKSTMMYENGKIYFDNYQNCYSCVHAEPQVLYKLPRRSKLEKFEDALLCQSPLDRTLASPSDQKPCLLALTADNWLYRLSAETGEELQRVYLSSKHKFRYLGWDVPQEMFYVKSVQNKATSLARQAGVTQNTMMHLAIFNVFPLQIVGILEINKKIFGNGVTDVVLSQGVLVVSYSNKSVKLYSFEHIVQRYMKETLTLGKQSSLLGGKTVGDVPFGIPVNIQITDRPPVLFEVSCADNSVQMGGYPWHYIYTPPHKNHKGTHHICSLKDSTIASNGIQNMNCCSLESDGIFFHPDDSGRILHVGPATINVLKIIGELNNGSSSEVVPDFSMKIHRHNNPTSRVTVTSSGRTVKKRFHQLDDDPDQETFRIVEYEDELDLLAVVVTNGEEEEGRAQIRLHDNQSGQLLRTVDLVEPWDETFRHELFFDKDTIVHIEQKNTSFCCHVYKLKVAGK
- the mettl8 gene encoding tRNA N(3)-cytidine methyltransferase METTL8, mitochondrial, with the translated sequence MHKLQSFSVAKVLSKLSSRLHSTRGRPSAPLGSRILTKNDDIFKHNMWDHVQWTEEEKENARQKAKENSSTQIPLKEQGTFDTEACQYWDKFYQMHQERFFKDRKWLFLEFPELLPYGAKGQNANGRLGDQQASHPRPTGSSPTDTETRLQQPNGPTHHHRNTTPPDHQGAAPEKNKAPKQTPTFPGQQSSFRILEVGCGVGNSVFPILSSIKETDAYLYCCDFSPCAIQLVKDHPDYSDSMCHAFVHDICEEASFPFPPKSLDVILAVFVLSSIHPERTQGIVKRLSTYLKHGGIFLFRDYGRYDFSQLRFKKGRCLSENFYTRGDGTCVYFFTKGEVHDLFSSAGLEEIQNLEDRRLQVNRGKKVAMHRVWMQSKYRKL